Genomic segment of Citrus sinensis cultivar Valencia sweet orange chromosome 7, DVS_A1.0, whole genome shotgun sequence:
tcatgacccaacccagacctgacaagatattgtccgctttgggccttaacaaggcccgcacggatttgttcttggggcgcccatacaccccaaaacgcgtcttgccaattaaggtgtggatcaccccttataaacccagcatctctcccgtgctttgccgatgtgggattcgcccaGGGTGTTACATAAAGAGTATAATTTGTCACTCTATGCAAAAACGCTTACAACTGCAACATATATTCTTAACAGGGATCTAAATAACAGACTGTCAAAGCCCTTTACAAGCTTTGGACGTATAAAAAGCCTAGTCTAAAACACTTGTAAGTTTGGGGATGTCCAGCTGAGGAAGGACCTTATAGACTTAATGAGAAGAAACTAGACTCAAGGACAAtgagttattattttattggacACTTTGAAAGATCCTGAGAGTACAAGTTTTATGATCCTACAATTAAGTCTATTTTTGAGTCAAAAATTACTCAGTTCTTTGAGGATGTCGAGTTTGCAGGGAGAGATAGAATTAGAGACTTTGTCTTTAAAGATGAATACATTGATATTcctataaatattattgacaTTGATCAAGATCTCATTTCTGACTTTGTTCAAGACCTAACATATCAAGATAATGTTGGAGAGCCCCCAATACAAGAATTCGTTTTAGAAAAACGAACTCTACCACCTCAAGAATCTATGGCATTGAGGAGATccaataaagaaaagagaaatgcGGTGCCAAATGACTACATTGTATTTTTGCACTGCATTTCTACAAGAACGTGAGGTAGACAATGAAGTGATAAAGGATGATTCGATTATTTCTATCAAGCTATGCAAAGTTCTAACTTTCATAAGTAGATTGATACCATtaatgaaaagataaaattcataaagaaCAATGACGTGCGGGATCTTATCCCATTGCCAGATGTGCGAAACCTATTGGTTGTAAATGGATATTTAGACTAATGTAGGAAGCATCttagatgaaataaattagaatttactAAGAATTATAATGTTCGGGTCACTTTagtatttagtatttttttaggatttatcttattttattatgcttatTTAAGTCATATTTGTaatcctaatttaattaagattttagattatttctcttatttgaGGAAGATTAGAATTAAATTAGCTACTAATATATATAGGCTTATTATTCAGAGTTTATGGTAACACTCACAAacatttgattaataatattcaGTATTTCTcaattgagatattttctccttTGTGAGAGTCCCCTTCTTAAGTTTCAAGAATGTACGTTAGACCAAAATCTAGTATTGCTTCCGCCCTGCGTCAAATTCCTAGTAAATTCTATGGGCTCAAGCAAGCATCTTGACAATGGattctaaattttatcaaatgatCATCTCATTCGGTTTTTAGATGAATTTAGTAAATGATTACATATACCATAAATTATGTAGGAGCAagtatattttctatttttatatgtcGATAACATTTTGTTTGCTAACAATGATATAGGCTTATTGCATGACATCAAGATATTTCTAActaagaatttgagatgaaagaTCTTAATAACGCCTCTTTTGTATTCAGAATACACATACACCGGGATCATTTCTAGGATGTTATTGGATTATCACAAAAAAACTATATAGAAAAGATTCTCAAGAGATTTCGCATGCAAGATTGCAAGCCAAATGATATCCTTGTGCCTAAGAGAGATAAGTTTAGTCTCAATTAGTGCctcaaaaatgattttaaggaaaaaatggaaaagattCCTTATACGTCAATAGCAAGAAGTCTTATGTATGCCCAGGGCTGTATACGACCAGATATTGTATATGTTACTGATATGTTCGGCAggtatttaattaatctaGGAGTAGGCCATTAGAAAGCAGCTAAATAGGTGGTCATACAATACctatagaaaacaaaaaactacATGCTCATGTATTGAAATTCAGATACTGACTTCGATTTTGCTGGATGCCAATGTAGGATAAAGTCTACATCGGGCTACATCTATTTACTAGCTGTAAGTGCTGTCTCCCAGAAGAATGCTGAGCAGGCTTTTATAGCCTCTTCTACGATGGCAACAGAGTTTATAACATGTTATGAAGCATCCAATCATGGTATATGGCGACGAAATTTTGTAGTGGGGTTACATTTAGTAGATATTGTTGATATATCACTCACGTTATTTTATGACAATAAATCAGCAGTGCTATATTCTAATAACAATAAGAGCTCGACGAAGTCAAAATATCTAGACATCAAGTTCCTAGTTGTTAAAGAAAGAACTTAGAGTGGACATCTATTTATAAAGTACATCGACACAAACTCCGTGATTATGGATCTGCTTATTAAAAGACAACCATCAAGACATTCGATGAGCACACTGCTCATGTGGGTGTCGTGtcattaaagaaaattcagTTTTAATAGGAGTTTGTGATTTCATATGCtcttataatatatacatttttaaatatttcggtttatggatatttaaggttgttttctataaaaataaagttttggtTTATTCATGCTCTGATTTTTTATATGGtttaatgtcattaatgtTTAAGGTGGATCAATTGGAAATAGGAATGTTAAGATTACATTGTATGAAATTTTCATGCTACACATCCATATCTTGATCCATGTCATTTAGTTGTATCGACACAATAACTACTGATAGATCGAGTTATGATAGTTATAATAAAGGTCGGATTAGTTATAGATACATTTTGATAATGACAGTATGGTTAAGCTCATACAATTACCtttgcaaaacaaattataatgcCACATAACTAGCCTAAGTGGAAAATTGTTGAATCTTTAATCCAATATCGTTGGATTCTTAATCTAATATTGGGCTTATACgtgaataattatgtgttgcAGACTCTCgtataatattaaatacaattaaaagaTATCTATTAAGATTTTTCGGTAATTTGAGctttcatatatttaatagGGTGTAGGCTTTTAATGTGTAGatatttaaagataatttctatttttatgataGGTTGAAATATGAACACCAGAGGATAATAGGAGAAGTTGGTTATACAAGTGATTATAGTCCTTAAGTCACACATATCATTCTATTCTTTCTAACATCCCATTATCATAGAAAGAGTatagaaaaacttaaaaaaatttctaagagAACGGATTTATCTAGAAGATAAACTACAcatagggatgacaaaaatccccacggggacgagtaccctcggggattttccccattcggggagggtatggggataatttcatacccaatttcttattcggggaggggacggggatgaggtggaatccccatcccctacccatttccccattttaatttttaattttattttaattttttaaaattaatagtaaataaattataaatattggtaaaaataaaaaatatcaaaatatttatattattaaacttttaggcctaattaactaattaaagtcctaaatttttatttaggacattaaaaagaccgagtagattctattagccaaacattttttttaattttaatattctttaaatattttaaacttaaatctattttttatttatttttagatgttataattgcccacagcgaatcacaattttaatatctaatctaatctaatatttgtttttaatttgctccgatttaactattgtgttgtaaagggaatagtccacatttataaagtgcccacgccaccattgaaaaagttaattttcaatctaaattcgattttatttgtaacaattttgtattaaactattaatttgttcatgatagtttgtaaaagaagtttgtattccttgcatgttgcgttacttactaatttaatgtatgtgacttttgtaatagatattaatgtaagatatattttgaactttacttttatttgaattttttattttaatatgattaactcaaaattgaaaaaaaaatgtattagttattcggggatcagtgatcctcggggatcccctgttattattcggggaggggatgaagattctctcaagtaattctgacggggacggggaggggacggggacatacacaaaatatcggggatgggtacggggatatcggtcccctcccctcccctcctcattgccatccctaactACACAACTCTAAAGAGCATTtaagtattataaatttagatATGCTTCCACGATGGCTTTCACCAAAAGTTTAATTATGTTCTAACATCAgtgtaacttaaaaaaaagtgtaaaacCTCAAAATcgaagtaataaaaaaaatgaattcgattatttaattttataattttcaactaaattaataaaaaaatacacagAAGCGGGCAATTTAGTCATTTGAATTATAATAGAAACTATACAGCATATTAATAATGAGGACATGACCACTCATCGTAATCTTTTGAAGTTTTTTCATCCTTACAAATCTTTAGAAGTTTTTAGGTGATAGAATTATTCTAATTTccattgaaaaaaatactatcttttgaagaaaaaaaaatgatttgttcAGAAAATAGATTACTTTTAATTCCTATTAGAAAAACAATGAAGAGAAACACTAGCCCACAAATATTTTTCGGCacatttcaataatttcaCGACATGTGATCAATTTCCGGAGATTTGTATAcaataaatagttaatttcatGTTCTATAAAATAACAGAAGTTCAAAAATTGAAGCTTGAATCAATATTCTACTAAATTGCTTCATAATCAACCGAAATGAGAATCCATCGCCCAtcaatttcaacaaataaacaatttgTTCCGAGTGAAGTGAAATAAGTACTGCAACATATTGTCAATCTCATCCCAATTTTGCATGTTCCAAGTCAAACTTTCTATTGTAACACCTCGAAATAGGCACATTTGCATCatataaaatgagaaaagatagaaaaaattaagcaaaggAAAATTTAGTGGCTCAAGTTGCATTCTGTATGAGATTAGAGCCGCTACTACATGCTTTCAACCATTTCCATAGGCTGAGAAACCATATATGCTTAGTCTTCATTTTGTGAATTGCATCAGCTGGATCCAAACCTTTGGGGCATGTTGCTGTGCAATTCTTGATAGCTCTGCATCTATACAATTTCCTTTCATCTTCTGTTAATGCTTGCAATCTTTCTTCTGTTAATTCATCCCGGCTGTCAGAGagggttttgtttttgtgtttttttttttttttgggggggggggggggggggcgcgGGGGCACTTTGTTAGACAGATCACATTATCCAAACGCTTAACCTGATAGATAGGATCAGCCGTCCAATATTAGTATGTTACCTGTCGCAAATCCATCGATAAGCATGGAGCAAGGCGGCGGGGCCAAGGTACTCTTCAGGGTTCCACCAATATGAGGGGCATGAAGTGGTACAGCAAGCACATAGTATGCATTCATACAGACCATCTAGTTTCTTTCTGTCTGCGGGTGATTGCCCATACTCTCGCCCATCTTTGGGCACCATGTTTGTCTTCAGCCAGGGCTCAATCGACCTATATGACATAACAGCAAAGTACAACATATATACTTGAAAGCACAACATATTTATGTACATGACAATGGTGTGTAACAAACCCATTGGAGGTATACAAGCATGTGAACTAATGTTTTGCTCgtgattatttttcaaagcatAATATACCTGACAgctataatttcattttgaagCAGCTTTAAATTAAGAAACGATAGCATCTCAATATCAAACATATCAGACAACAAGATctcaaataataatgtaagttcAGTATGGTCAATTGAGTTTAATTAAGACCCATTTCGTTAACTAATTACGACATGATTAGCTTACTTGTACTGCTGGTAGAAATTGGTGAGATCAACAACAAGATCTTTGATGACAAACATGTGAGGCAGAGGAGTTATAATAGTTGGCTTGCTAGTGTCGCCATCGATTGGCTTAAGGCATGCAACAGTGTTGGTGCCGCCAATGTTCATCGCGCACGACCCACAAATCCCTTCTCTGCATGACCTTCTATAGCTCAAGCTCGAATCAGTCTCTGCTTTAATCTTCTGCAATGCATCCAAAACCTAAACAACAAAAGATTTTCAATTCCAATTGTCTATTCCTATTCATAGAAATTAACTATACTCGAACTCTACATATATGCGCACTTGAACATAATAGTGCTTTTACTGAgaaattaacatttaattagctttaaCCATGAAATGAAACACCCAATAAAGCAATCAATTAACTAACTTATTACCATAGGACCACACTCGGAGAGATCAACATGATAAGATTGAAGAAAGGGCTTGCTATCAGGGCGGTCAGGATTCCATCTATAAATCCTGAACTCCTTCATCACCTTCTTTACATTATCTTGCACAGTCACACGAGATTCCAAAGCCACTTCAGCACTTTCTTGTGCTGCTGGATGCCCTTCAAGCACCGGAAAATCTTGCTTCTTGGCCTCTGCTCGGCCAAAAACTCCGGCCACTTTGTTGTATCCACGGCGGAGGAAGCTGCTTCTCAACATATCTGCTTGTGTGATTGAATCACCGAAAGCTTGGAGTTTGCTTATAATTTTTAGTGCTTCTGCATGGCAAGCGACACGTGGTTGCATAAGTGCATACGTGTTTGGGTAATATAAGCACTGATGTAATGATTCATCAAGCTAAGTGATTATTCGTCTTTTGGGctcatttgaaattttgggcCTGCTTTGGACCCAAACTTAAGCTCATCCCAATTCCCAAACTGGCCTGGTTGCTAATTACCTCAAGCTGTCCCGAGTTAAAATGTCGAactaaattaagataaaacaCAGATAAAAGCTGGCTCCGATTTTGTCAAACATTTTGCTGAATGGTGATCAGTTGGTCAGTGCCTTGGATCCTGGGATGAGGAAAATTTTGGAAGACAAGTCAATAGTCAAATTCTgccacaaaattatttaacatcaTCACCAGGACCACTTgacttttaaaaatgtttgatcccaaaactcaaataataataataatcccaTTTGAAAATTCAACCCTAGCAGCAGCCTCCTGGCTGTGAATCTGTCATCCGTGATCCTTAAGCCCAACATGTCGCAAAAGCTTGCACAACGTGTTTTCAAAAATggattgaaatattaaaaagctGAAATTTAAGCAAAAACTTGAGGCTGTTAGGTAAAATTGGGCATAGACTTGTCTAGTATGCCTTCGTTTCAACATCATGGAAGTGTTCAAAGTTCAATTTCTTCTCGATCCGTGTCAATTTTTATCCTCTTAAGCATGAATAGACAATTATCATACATCTTGATCCAACTGCTAGTATATGCTTCACTTTCATatcaaatccaaaaaataaaacccaaaaaaaaaaaaattcatttagcTCAAGAGCAGACTTCTTACACGAGTTTTGTTATTTGGTTCTCTTAATTATCCACATCTGGAAATAGAATTTTCctgaatattatatatttgtacACCTCCTCTCTAAGTATAAAATCGACTTGAATTAATGGCAAGATACCAATAAACATCtgacaaataataaaagccaaattatataaaagtttGGAATTTGATAATTGACATACATGAAAAATACAAGAACTAATCATGGTTAATTAGGTGCGCTTTCACAATTAAGTcaaaagaaaggaagaaaaaaaatgaaatagtaaAGGTAGAGCGTAGTGGAGTCTAATCATAGATGTAAGTAGTCTAAAACTTCAATTATTTAACTGCATCATGTTAGGTAGACTTTGATTAAGATCAATTATGCTGAGTTATTCcaatcaaaatattgaaacatATAAATTGACCAATGACGGAAACGACttaaaatagaattaatcTTCAACTTATTAAGATAATTCATCTCATCTCTCacttttttaatcctttttttccttttcttttggtGGAATTTTCTTGTATACACGATTTATTCGTACTTTctacaattttaaaagtttcgAATCATCTTTAAATTGTCACCTTAGGAATTCTTTAgcatattaaatttttgaaattgaataaaaatctaTGATCtcatagattttattttttataaaatacactCATACATGTATTCcgcatttttttaatttctttttctagtaACTTTAATTCGtatccttttttttgttgcttGGATTCTACATAGGTGGTGAAGAATAATACCAGATAGGgatccacaaaaaaaaaaagaaaagaaaaaagacggAAGAAAATTATTCTTGTGTGCGTTGTAGAAATTCTGATTTGGGGAATATATTTTTGGAGAATGAGCAATTGagcattttttaatatgtctAATACTGTAGCTATATACAATTTAAATTCGTTACTCTTAGTTCTAATTTCTGAGCATATGCTACGgctttaaattatttgctaGGAATAATCATGAACCAGctgtataattattataacatatttaataaccacgtacaattttttattcaaaaaaaatattatccatGGGTCTCTAtccaaattataaaaatataaacagaAGCATGAATTTGCATCTTTATCTATCATATTatacatagaaaaaaaaattaaggatgaaaaaaaatacttgcaATACTTGGAGCATCACGCATCAAAGAAAATACGTacttgaaatatattttaaaatcactttttgaAAAGGATAATTTCTTTATGAAGAGATATTATAATAAGGATTTTACTAAGTTAAAATGGTGGTAACTTACAGTCCCTTCAAAGATTATGCAGGTCCTACTATCTGTTATAactttttacattattttaaagGAGCTATAAGTTACAATAAAGATTATGCGGGTCTTACCATATGTTAtaactttttatattattttgaaagagTTGTAAGTTACAGCAGTTGTAACTTAGCAGTACCCTTATAACAAATATACTATCAAATACATCCATatacttataaatattataaagatatagtataatttcttataatataattcacGATTGTACTATAACAGGGTTAACCTAAGCATGCCTTTACTCTTTAGGGGCCTACATAAGTGCTTTCCAAATAGTTTTATTAGTTGATCACTGAGCTTGAATCCGAAGATTAGTGGGTAGGagttaaaaatagaataaa
This window contains:
- the LOC102626819 gene encoding LOW QUALITY PROTEIN: succinate dehydrogenase [ubiquinone] iron-sulfur subunit 3, mitochondrial (The sequence of the model RefSeq protein was modified relative to this genomic sequence to represent the inferred CDS: deleted 2 bases in 1 codon); this translates as MLRSSFLRRGYNKVAGVFGRAEAKKQDFPVLEGHPAAQESAEVALESRVTVQDNVKKVMKEFRIYRWNPDRPDSKPFLQSYHVDLSECGPMVLDALQKIKAETDSSLSYRRSCREGICGSCAMNIGGTNTVACLKPIDGDTSKPTIITPLPHMFVIKDLVVDLTNFYQQYKSIEPWLKTNMVPKDGREYGQSPADRKKLDGLYECILCACCTTSCPSYWWNPEEYLGPAALLHAYRWICDSRDELTEERLQALTEDERKLYRCRAIKNCTATCPKGLDPADAIHKMKTKHMVSQPMEMVESM